The following is a genomic window from Pectobacterium carotovorum.
CATTGTTGGCGACATCGATCTGAACGCGATTGCCAATCTGACGGCTATAAATCCAAATGTTACCGGATTCCTTACCGTAGTGCACCGCATTGGAATAGAGATTATCAATCACTCGCATCAACAACGTCGTCTCCGCCCAGCAATGCCCAACGGCCAGCGTCACATCGGTATGAATCATTTTGGCGCGGGCGGGTAGGCTGTGGGACGACACGACAATATCGACGATCTCTTCGATTTCAACACGCTCCAACTCGGTCGGCGTATCCGCCAGTTTGCGATTGTAGTCCAGCAGTTGATCGATCAGCTGTAGCAGGTGGCGGCTGCTGCTATCGAGAATAGCGACGACCTCTTTCTGGTCGGCAGTCAGTGGGCCAACCACCTCATCGGCCAGCAGTTCAGTACCTTCCCGCAGGCTCGCCAGCGGCGTCTTGAGTTCATGAGAAATATGGCGTAAGAATTCATGTCGCTGCGACTCCAGCCACGACAGACGCTCGCTTAGCCAGATAATACGCTGCGCCAGCGTCCGGATCTCCCGCGGGCCTTTGAAGGTGCTGGTGTTCCCCAGCGATCGACCTTCACCAAGGCGGTTGATCATCCGCTCTACGCCATTAACCGGACCGATAATCATCCGTGTAAAGAGAACCACCAGCAGCACGCTGACCAGAAACAAGAGCAGCGCCTGCCAGCCAAAGAACTGGCCGCGTTCGGAAATAGCCTGCTGGAGCTGTTGCCCGCGAGAGAAAACAACGTCACGCGTCACCTGCACCATCTGTCCGTTGGCGCGAGAGAACCCTTCCAACAGACTCGATGCGGTTTGTTCCGGGCCGCTGTTATGGCAGCGAATTTCACTGAGCTGAGTAAGAAGCTGACGCAGCGTCTGGTAATAGCGGGGATCGGGCAGCACCTGCGCGTGGGAGTCCAGCATTTGCGAATACTGTTTACGCTGGTTCTGGTAGAGCGTTGCCAGCGTTTGATCGTCCAGTACGCAGTACTGCCGGTAGCTACGCTCCATTGCCAGCGCCACGCTGGTCATCGACTCACTGCGGCGGGCATCCGCCAACGTTGTCCGGTTGATATCGGCAGCCTGTTCGCTCAGCATGTTCAGGCTTTGGTATGCCTGATAGGCCAGCACCAACAGCGGCAGCAGCACCAACAAGAACGCCATAATTACTAATTGCCGCAGGGAACGCGGGAATAAACGCCATCGTTTCAAAGAAATCATCTCGTTACCTATCGAATCCGCATTGATGCTAACCGAGTCTTATAAAAGTTCAACGTTTTCCCTTGTGACATGCGCAACGCTTCGCAATACGGCATGAATGCCAATGTAACGTCGTAAAAAGCAATCAAGGGGGATTGGATTCTCTGGAGGAGAGGTGACGGGGAGTAAAACGTCACGCGGCCAGAAGAATCGCTCCCTCTGGCCGCGTAACTGAATAGGCGGTGCCTCACTCAACGTGTCGCCCGATGCTTGATAACGTTCGTTTTCACGCCCGATTATCGGTCTGGTGGACGATAGGCACCCTTTCTTTTGGCATCATTCCAGATGTTATGAGCGAAAATATTTGCCAGTCAGCAACGCAATCATAACCAGTTGAATGAGCAACACGAGTTACCTTGCACTTACCATGCCAACACCAAAAAAATAAATCTAATATACTGATTATAAATAACTTTTATTTTATTTTTCATCGAGAAATTCATTACCCGGAATGCCAATAACGAAAATACGCGCGAAAGAAGCGATTTATGTCGCTAAAAGCAGACAGCTTTATAACAACGCCATGCCACTCATATAAATCAATTAGTTAAATGTCACCAATTAGAGACAATAAAAAACCTGTTCGTCGCAAAAAAACGACAAACGAAGAAAATGGTCGTAAAAAAGGGGCCGAAGCCCCTTTCTCTGACGGATGTTAACTTAGCCCAGCTGTCTGCGAGCATTGCGGAACATACGCATCCACGGACCATCCTCGCCCCACTCTTCCGGATGCCAGGAGTTACTGACGGTACGGAACACACGCTCAGGGTGCGGCATCATGACGGTTGCCCGACCGCTGGTGCTGGTGACCGCCGTAATACCGTTTGGTGAACCATTCGGGTTAGCCGGATAGTTCTCGGTTACCTGACCGTAGTGGTTGATATAACGCAGCGCTACCAGACCGTGTTCTTCAATCGCCGCCAAATGCGCGCCGTCACGGACTTCAACCTGACCTTCACCGTGTGAAACGGCAATTGGCATGCGCGAACCAGCCATGTCATTCATGAACAGCGACGGGCTTTTCTCCACTTCGACCAGACTGAAGCGTGCTTCAAAGCGATCGGATTTATTGCGAACAAAACGCGGCCAGAGGTCAGCACCTGGAATCAGTTCACGCAGGTTAGACATCATCTGGCACCCGTTACATACGCCTAGTGCCAGCGTATGCGGACGCAGGAAGAATTCCGCGAATTCATCACGCACGCGAGAGTTGAACAGAATGGATTTAGCCCAGCCTTCTCCCGCCCCCAGCACGTCACCGTAAGAGAAGCCACCGCAGGCAACCAGCGCCTGGAAATCCTGCAAATTACGGCGATTCGCCAGCAGGTCGCTCATGTGGATGTCAATGGCATCAAAGCCAGCGCGGTGGAATGCCGCCGCCATTTCTACATGAGAGTTCACACCCTGCTCACGCAGGACAGCCACTTTAGGGCGGACATTCTTAGCGATATAAGGTGCAGCAATATCTTCCTGTGGATTGAAGGTCAGCGACACGTTCAAACCGGGATCGTTATCATCCTGTCTGGCGATATGTTCCTGATCGGCACACTGCGGGTTATCACGCAGGCGCTGCATCTGCCAGCTGGTTTCTGCCCACCAGCGACGCAGCGTTGAACGGCTTTCCTGATAGACCGCTTCTGCACCCTTATTGATGGTGAAACGCGTTCCTTCTTCAGCGTGACCGAGGTAATGCACGCAGTCCGCCAAACCATGCAGCGCCAGAACGGCTTCCACTTCGGCACGGCGTGCAGCAGGAATCTGAATAACAGCACCAAGCTCTTCGTTAAACAGCGTCGCCAGCGTATCTTCGCCCTGAGAGGCGATATCGACAGTCACACCGCAGTGGCCAGCAAACGCCATCTCTGCCAGCGTAACCAGCAGGCCGCCGTCTGAACGGTCGTGGTAGGCCAGAAGCGCTTTATCCGCAACCAATTGCTGCATGGCATTAAAGAAGCCAGCCAGTTGTTCTGGACTATGCACATCTGCCGTCTTACGGCCCAACTGACGATAAACCTGCGCCAGCGCCGTTGCGCCCAGCGCTTTATTGCCTGCACCCAGATCGATCAACAACAGGGCATTATCCTGTCCGATACGCAGCTGTGGCGTTACCGTATTACGCACGTCTTCCA
Proteins encoded in this region:
- a CDS encoding HAMP domain-containing sensor histidine kinase; translation: MISLKRWRLFPRSLRQLVIMAFLLVLLPLLVLAYQAYQSLNMLSEQAADINRTTLADARRSESMTSVALAMERSYRQYCVLDDQTLATLYQNQRKQYSQMLDSHAQVLPDPRYYQTLRQLLTQLSEIRCHNSGPEQTASSLLEGFSRANGQMVQVTRDVVFSRGQQLQQAISERGQFFGWQALLLFLVSVLLVVLFTRMIIGPVNGVERMINRLGEGRSLGNTSTFKGPREIRTLAQRIIWLSERLSWLESQRHEFLRHISHELKTPLASLREGTELLADEVVGPLTADQKEVVAILDSSSRHLLQLIDQLLDYNRKLADTPTELERVEIEEIVDIVVSSHSLPARAKMIHTDVTLAVGHCWAETTLLMRVIDNLYSNAVHYGKESGNIWIYSRQIGNRVQIDVANNGTPIPDAERSMIFEPFYQGSHQRRGAVKGSGLGLSIARDCIRRMRGELSLITVDYADVCFRIELPLLPDNE